One Takifugu flavidus isolate HTHZ2018 chromosome 3, ASM371156v2, whole genome shotgun sequence genomic window, GCTTCAGATCTTTTCGACGATGCTATCAGCTCCAAGAGAACTTGTCATACGGCCTCGTAACGGCTTGAATCCAGGAAGCGCCAGTCACCAAATTTATAAGGCAGCCATGAAAAGGGATTGTATCAGGGAAGGATCAGTACAGCGATTTCTACTCCCACTGCTGAGCTGGAGGCTGGAGTCGCTGCCAACGTGTTCTAAGCCTTCAGTGTGAAAGCAGCGGGAGGAGAAGCATCACTTGAACAGTTAAAGTGGCCTGTAAATAAGTAAGTTGTCCTTTCGTAAGAGTGCGTTGTTCACAAACCATGCCTCCTGCTGTCACGTTGGTTTCATCGTAATTCTAGTTTCGCTGCATTTGCTTGCGTTCGGCTATGAATCGAGAAGTTTTGTCCAACGTGAACAGGCACATGTCTGGTAAAACCTCCCCAAAATGACAGGAAATTTGTCTGAGAGGGAGTGAGTTTTGGCCTCGAACCCTCTCTGAAAaaatgaggggggaggggtttgTATCCTATGCTGCAGTCTACCAACAGGGGGAGACTGAGAGCTTTTTCCTCGTGTATTTAGTCTTTTTGATCTATGGACGAACGGTGGATATACGACACTGAAGCGAGTGCCTCAGTGCCGTATATCCACTGCTCCCACATGTTGACCCTTCGTGACCCACATGCTGCTGACCCACTCCTCTGTCGGGCCTGTGcactgtcagacagacagactgtggTTTTCGCTTTATCAGTGTTGAGTTGGACATGATAAAATCTGTTGTGGCACTGGGtagaaaaatgaatgaatagtGTGTGATCGAATAGGCACGGAAACATACACATGTAATGTCTCAGCGCCGGCTTCATGAGCCTCCCGCTGTTGCTTTAGTTTAATCCTTGTTATTTTAATGGGCTCCTGGCTTCCTGTAAGGAACAACTTTGGCAGAGAGTGAGACTGAAGCTTAGCGCCACGCTTCATTCCTCACCTGAAGCTCCCTGTCGTCCTATCGTCCCATTCATTTGAGCTATTATGTAGCAGTGTGTTCTTTGGTGAACTTCGCGATCTGCGCCCTTAatctgtggtggtgatgatgaccCAGTTTTACCCCCTACCCCCTCCTGCCTCCCAACCCGCCCTCCATTGTCAGTTGCTGAGAAGCTGCTTCCTTCTCTTCACCGAAAAGAACCGTCAGATGCTCACAAGAGCTGGATCAAACGCACAAGTCagctttttctcatttttaaatggtgcttcagtttcttttattttgcttttatggGGTTGAAATTCGAATGGTCACTTATGTACTTGTGCATTTTGAACCACTCCTTTAAATTGCACGTCGTTAAACTTATTTCTAAGCTGAAATTGAAATTGCGTCTCTTTTTTTAGGAATAAATTATGCTTTTCATTGCAAGTGAGGAAACATTCAATCACCAAAACCTTTTTAGTGCTGTTGGACTGTGGAGATCTGCCTTATATGAGCACTCCTGGTCAGATTTTAAAGAAATTGGATGCTATGTAAGACTGCTTTGCTTTTCATTACTGGCTGCAGCTATCGTGTACATCACTGTTCCCTATATGCTGCCACACAGTGCTCATTTGTGTGTTCATAGACCTTCTCAATGGCTGGCTTTTATCTATGAATCTATTACTGGACTTCTGCCCACATAATTGTGTTTACACCGATGATGCCCATGTTCTCAGGACATCATACAGATTCAGGTCCCGAGAGGCAGAACTGAACTGGGCAAAAGGGCCTTTAAATTTTCTTCCTGGACTACCTGGAACCATGTAAAAAGGGATTTCAGATTGACATATCTTGTGGAGAAATTTAATGCCATTATAAGGAGCAGCAAATTAAGCTCAATTAGATcttcatttgtgttttgtgtttgctgcaacccttctgtctttttgtttgtttctttttttctgctgtcagGTCAAATTTTTAGAACCCCGTTAAATAGCAGATATTATATTGTATTAAACTATTATTGCCTGACTCACGTTGCACCTTTCTGCAGTCAGCAGATGAAACAGAACCATCACCATGGCTACTTTGATGCAAATTCATGCAAACTAGTCCTATTGAACCACGATCTCCATCTCTGTGTGCTTCGGGGATTTGGGTCAGCATTTTACCTTACTGGCACAAAAGGCTCCAAACCATCAATATATCTCACCTTTTTTCCAAGATCTGACTTCTGCCATCAGATGGCTCAACctacacacacctccacccacAGACGTCTAAGCGCCGCCCCCCCATGCCCACCGCCTCTTTCAGCATCCAGCAATTTATCTGACGAGCTGCTAATCCTGCTGGCCCAGATTTGGCCCACAGTCTGCTTTGCACACATAAAGTTGTGTCGTCATTCCAATCCCCccttccaccccccacccccccaccacacacacacacacacacacacacacacacaatctgaaACACCACAACCGCCGCTGTTGCTCCCGCCCCAACTTTGCCCTCATGTGCTGGAGTCATGTGACTCAGGAGCTGTAACACCTGTGACCTACTGTAATGCCggcagccatccatccaccgtATCTAAGCACGCGCATGAGTCACCGCATGGAGGAAATGCAAATGAGAGCAGGCTTGActtcaccatcctcatcatcattacGACAGACAAGCTGTCTCTCCTGTGAATAAATGCAGGGCTTAATTTGtcatttccatctttttttctgtgtgggCTTGTGTGTTTCAGCGCTTCGTACTTGGGATAGTGCCCACCTCGGAGCTTTGTGCATCTCCacatcaccatagcaacaggtCTTCTCAACGACAACCTACTCTGACAAATCAGGGTAGCTGTTGACCTGCTGCTGAGCTCGAATACGCTCACATGGATGGAGAAAGGACAAGCAGAATGTGGCCTAAATATTGAGGTGAAGGAATGAGTGGGATGTAGAAATGATGGTTTTTATTTATAGTCTAGTAGTGGATGCCCTGTATGGTAGAGGTGGTCACAGTTTTAGAGATCCAGAGAAACAGTCAGACCTGCTGAAGAAGAACGCTACAGTAACCCAGGATTCACTTCTCtatgactgtctgtctgtcagggtTCGTGGCAAAGCTGAGTCTTTTCCCTCCCGTCTCATCCTACCCTTTAGTTTGCTCCACTTTAAATGTATTTCCGTTTAAAATTGATTGTTATGGTAGTTAAAATAACCAAATCTGATGCGTTCAGCTTTCCTATTTTTATCAGTTTCATCAGCATTATATAAAGACTCTCAATTGTAATGTCTTCTGTCCAATTTAATTAACCTACAATAAAAAGCCCCCAGTCTAAAAATATCACATCTTAACAGTTTCATGAAATTAATTATAGCTTGTATTTGGGTGTTCCCAGGCCTCcattgctgcatttgaaatgTGGATGTGACGCCATTCTAATCAGGTCAGAGGAATGCTCCAATTTCTCctctttattttcatcatttcttCCTTTAGAGTAACAGGAACGGACACGATCCTTGTAAACCTGCAGCCTTTAACATGTTTGCTTGCTCTATTCTCCAAATCGGTGGGGCAAGAAATACACACGAGGACGCAAGAGGTACCTGAGATTTCAGATGAGGAAAAAGTCtggcaaagagagagagagagaaagagagagagagagagagagagatcataAAGACTGACTTCAGGGAGGCCAAACTtgggggggaggatggggatggaaatgaaaatgataaggacaaagaggaggcagatgaTGAGAGGCACAGATGAAAgatcagatgatgatgatgatgatgagactAAAGTAGCAATACTAAGTTCGGAAAAGAAAGAGGTTTACGATGGCTGCTCCAGTTCCACTCGCAGTAAATCATGTCACTGGGCTACATCCTGCGTCTCAACTTCTCCACGTCCTGAAGGCGATAAACCTTATTGGAAGCAGATGTTGGGAATGGGAGAAGCAGAATggcagaggagggtgagggtggaaGTCTGTGtttaaaaagcagcttaaatACTAACAAGCCTCCATTTTGACTGGACCTGTGGCAACTGAATGATTTTTTTGTATATAGTCAGCAGTGTTGCTCTTGCTGATCGGCCTCAATATTATTTAAACCAGCAATGTCGACTACCTTTGTACATTCAATCCAGCTGCACCATAAAATGAGACAACGAGTGGTAATGTGACGAGATCTGAACAAGCAGTGAAAGCACCGACATCAACAAATATGATGTGCACCTCCAGCGGCGCACGTTTTCATCATAACATACAACGTCTTGTCATGTTCAGACCTCCCTCCCGTTTAATCCTTGGTGAGGAACAGGATCACTCCTTTAATCCAATAAAGTCTCACATGTGGAGTTGGCATGGGGAGGGTGACGCAAGTATGGCGCTGACCTGCATGTCAGGCGAGCTCACATTTCACCTCGCAACACACGACATCCGCCTCAAAATATTCCGAATTTGGAGCGCATTTGTTAATATAAGGAGTTTAGCaagtttgctgtttgttttgtttgtttgttggaaCATTAAAGCGCTGCACATTTGTCCTACAGCTGTTGCATTTAATGGTATATATATGATTTTTGACAGAATAGTGCCAGAAAATCGAGTATTTACCTTTGCCTACGACATGCTGTGCTTTTGTTCTGTTTGCTGTCAAACATCAAATTGCTAGATTAATACTTCTTATTTTGAATTATCTGTATTCTGGTAGGCAAAAGTGCCAAATCTTTATACCCTGCATCTGCAttaatgtgcatgtttctgACAGTTTGCCCCATCAAACATGGGGAAAATAATTTTCAGCTTTtagtttattgattttttttacaaggTTTTATTATCAAACCATGAATTGCCGATAACAAAATCGCctcgtctcgtcttcttaactgctttgtCCCTTTTGGGGTCGGTGGGGTACAGACCAAAACAATAACATACGAGGAGCGCTCCATTACGCTCGGTTTAGGTGGCACGAGTTAAAATAAAGCGCGCGCTCGTATGTTTAGGCCACGCGCTCcctgccgctgctgcagaagcagcgCGTGCACAAAGCGGCATAACCCAAAAACTGACCGGATTAGTTGTGACGACAGtaaacataaacaggaagtagttcGCTCACCCATTTTAGCGGCTCCTGCAGTAACGGACCGTGAGCAGACGGAGGAACCTGACAGATTATTGTGTATTTTTGGAAGGACGGGGGTGACTGTTTGAGTAACTGGACGTCCCGTTTTGGAATGGGGGCGTGCATGGTGGCGTGACGTCAGAGATTTGATTTATCTGAGGTCTAACTCGGGAGAGGAACGAGGCTTTGAATACATTCATTCATACTGATTATCTGCATACCAACAAAAATAAACTCTAAGGATTGAGGAGCATTTCTCTAACAAGTTTGAAAAAGAAAACGTGTAACAACAGTCTTTTTTCACCCCCGATGTAGAAATTACATCAACCTTTTAAACTTTCAGGTGGACATGAGCTCTGCTGCTGACATTTCTCCTCTAAAGGTCACATGTGGTTTTAGGTAAATTAAAGCATATTTTTTCCTAACGTGCCCTTTATGCAGGGAATACAGCAAAAAGATGCATACAGATAAACACAACAAGAGAATAACCTTATTaacagaaatgaatgaaaatgacaaaGGGAAAGTTCACAAATTGTGAAGGCAAAAACtttcttttaaattatcttCACTCCTGTTATCTTCCACAGCATATTGGGACAATATGAACATAATATGAACATATGTGCCAGACCAGGCCTTTTGGCAAAACTTTATTAACAAATTTAAGACATGTCCCTTAAAATGAGGGTCACATGAACAGTGCTGTacaacataaaaaacaaaaactcccCAGGGAAGGCAGACTACTCTCAACGTGCAGCAAAGagtttaaaagcagcactgCACTCTTTTTGTGAAAGTAAAAGTAAATATCAGAAGCAGCCATGGAGGGATGCTTCTCCATTTGAAGAGAGGAGGGGTATTTTTATGCTTAACGCAAGCTGACAGGCATAATCGGAGCCACTGCAGCATGTAATATCAACACGCCACAGGCTAAACAAACACAGATTAGGTGGAAACACATTGGGTGGATGCATTTACATAATAGACAGTCGCACGTTTACAGTAGCCCCACTTCTCTGTGCCAGCACCAGCTTGTTCACatgaaatttaaagacaaattgACAGCAACAGTCTGATACCGAAAGCGGCCTCATAGTTTAAGTGGGATGACGGGCCAGTACTTGGGCTGTTTGAGGTCATGGTTCCGGTCAAAAGTCAGCTGCATTGCTGCCTCCATGGCCATGATTTTAGCTGCATCTTCACCATACaatttcttcatctctgcctTGCGCCTCTCACCAGGCTTCTCGTGAGGAGGGGCTGTAGTGCCTCGCCAAGATGCGCGGTGAAGATCCTGGTCAGCTGGCACATAGCTTTCGTGTTGCTCGTCCTCCATTTGCTGCTGTATTCCTGCAAGCATAGAAAGTGAATTATTCTAATGTGGACTTCAGACTGGCACCCGACCACCAATGTGTACtcactcagctcctctctgtgctTCTCTGTCTGGGCAAAATATTGCCGCAGCTCCTCGCTGATCTCCATGTTGCTGACGTCACACTCTATTTCACTATCTGAGCTGCTCTCCTTCTCATCCTTGTCCTCTTGGCCATCACTCTCTCTGGCCTCCCAGTCTGCATAACGGCAGTAGCTGCCAAAGTCCTGCTCAGGGCAGTGACCGGGGCCATAGGCAGCCTCCAGGGCCTTTCGGTAGGCACGCCTGTGTCTCTGGTGCCAGGCCATACCCTGCTGGTAGTGCTGCCAATAGCGCCTGTACACAGAGCTGGAGAACCAGGACATCACAGTGCTGACGTCGTCCTGTCAATGACAAATCAGAGCATCTACTAATTTAGTAGTCATTAATAGCTGCCTATACATCAGTTTAAATGTAGAGCAACTGATTTCACACATATGTAGATTTTTAAAGATATATTGCGTTAGCTGATCTGAAAAAGTCATGTTTTTTGCCATTTATTTAAGGATGAGCTCCCACAGCATCGCCTCCGTTCAGAGCTAACCAGCTAGCCGTTAGCACTGATCTGACATCGGGACATACCATGATGGACGATGTGATGATGGACAGTTCAGGGAATGTTCCTGTTATCTTGCCATCAACGAAACGCTTCTGGGGGAAACAGTTAATCAAAGAATAAGGAAAAGACCTAGATTGCGTGTGCAATACAGCGGTACCGTACTTTGGCTAAATGCAACATTAACAAAACATAGTGCAATACCAAAAATAGACGCGTCTTCTATGTAgggatttacatttttaaataagagCATTAAACTTTAACACCAATTTTAAAACGAGTCTGTCGTTGAACCTATGTGTTGAGAGAACACGCTTAGAATTATTTACCTGCGTGGTTTCAGTAGTTTACGGCTCTGGAGGGAAAATTTCCCAGCATTCTTTGAGCGACCGATAAATGAACGCTGACTAagtggcgccacctgctggatacTGTTCGAGCGTGCAATATATGGACGTGCGCCTGTAGTTTTTAGAGAAGCATAAATAAAACCACGTAATGTGAATTAATTTTAActttgatgtttgtttgtttgtttttttttaacttgaaaaCAAACTGGTGCTTTTTAGCAAATCTATCACGGTATACaagtttcattttctttagttCTTTAAATAGAAtagatatttgtgttttttccccctcttagCTTACGACAggaaacatgaataaataagctCATGAGCGGATGCAGTAAGACAGCAGTGAGGCTAAGCATCAGCTGTTTAGACATTGGTGTTGAATAGAGGTTAGTATTTACCCTTTCCTGATCCAAGGCTGTGACACAATGTGTCCTGctcattttctgtttctgttacCTGCAGTACGAGGTATGATTGATCTACTGGATTGAACGATGATGCCGGGTCTCCAATAAATGACTTCAGCGTTACAGTGCCACTTTCATGTGGATTCAAGACTTTTCAGACTTGCAAAGGCAGATAGATGCCttttccacacacaaacacacacacactaaatcagTTATCCTCTGACagtgtttgtgtctttaagaTTGGTTAGAAAACCATCAGTCGATTGTGAACTGCTGTTACACAAACTGAACTGCACAGCCAGAAGTTATGTGTCAAAAGAAAACTTGCAGCTTACTTGTGGTTGACACCCATGTTTATGATTTATTAGTGTTAattgtaaatatttaaaaaaaacagtgttttgtgtgtgtgtgtgtgtgtgtgtgtgtgtgtgtgtgtgtgtgtgtgtgtgtgtgtgtgtgtgtgtgtgtgtgtgtgtgtgagggagggagggaggagggtgaacACTGATTAGATCATTCAACACAGTGCAGACTAATCTGATGGCCTGTATCACAGTAACAAAGTCTATTTTGCAGGTGTTGGTGAAGCTCATTCATAGCAGAAACCAATCAGAGGTAGTTCACCAATGAGTTATTTTCCCAATGAGTATCCCAGACAGCCTTCATTTTAACTTTCGCTTTCATTTGTTGGATTTAAAGGGCAGCCGATCACGCAGAAGTGAAAGCGTTCTCTGATCGCCTCGAAAACGATGTGGGTTCAaatccttatattttctgttgtcCTACAGAAAGGTAGGTTTGCCAGACACGTCCTGTACTTTACCTGTTTTAAGCAACATCAAGTTGCCATTAGTATTTTTAACATTCTTAACATTATTGCTTAGGATAAAGTAAATCAGCCCAGTCAGTTTTTCTTTGGCTTTGGCTTTGGTTTCCCCACTTTCTAATGAAGTCAGCTCACATTTTCAGACTGATTCAGATGAACGTAATACTCACATAGTATCTCCTCATCATGGTTGCAAAACAGGAGAGCAGCGCCACCGCTGGAGTCCAGGCTTCACTCCAGTTCTGGGAGGACCTCAGAATGCAGCAGAGGTGAGCTTGGTGGAAACATTTCCATACGTCCTTTTCTTGTTGCTATTCTCTGTGCATGGAGAGGCCGCTGACACCCTCATTTGTTATATTAAAAAAgttcttcattttcagacaGAGGTGTGAGGTGATgcagggaaacagcagcaggaatgcACCTCACCCTAGTCACAGAGAGCTCCACAGGAAGGTTGCTACCAGCTCAGAGGCTGGGAATACAACCCAGCTTCCTTCATTGCTTCATCTGTTCGCACGTCTCAGGCGCTGACTCTGGCCAGCAGCAGTCGCCTGGAGCAGAAGTTAAATGACTGCCTTTGGGCCCAGGAGGGTTTCATCATCCTGGTGACCGGCTTGACGGCCTTGTGGAGCATCACTCCGTACATGTACTTTTCATCTAACTGCGTTCACTGGCGGAAAACTGAGAAACAAATGGAAACCAACAGGATcttaacattaaaaatgaatgatctGCCAGGTTGTGTTCTCACTGTCAGGAACAACATCGATGGTCTAGAAATATTAGACAATCTGATTGGTGACAGAAGAGCAGAGTGAGAACCGCAGTCCAAAAACAGTGGCTGGTCGCTCTTCATCGCCTTGGTTCTGTTCTTATCACAGGAGGTAAAAACACAGCcaaagaaagcagagaaaactGTCAAAAGTGTCAGAGGTAACCTCATAAAGAATCTTTATTCATTGGAACGTGAGATAAAAATATAGCATAAAGAGAAATTTTTGACCTTATGTTAGAggactgcaggaagaaacctgaaAGTACACCTGAAATCAACAGCCAAACACCTCTGATAGCATCTTTGATAGCATCTTTGAATCTAAAACTGTTTGTGGCGACCGTTTTGCAGAGGAGGTTGTGAAAGTGAGATGTCCCTCCTGCATTTTCTGTGCACGGCTTtagtctcctccttcctgtagcAAACACTTGCACTGGTAA contains:
- the gemin8 gene encoding gem-associated protein 8 isoform X2 yields the protein MDDVSTVMSWFSSSVYRRYWQHYQQGMAWHQRHRRAYRKALEAAYGPGHCPEQDFGSYCRYADWEARESDGQEDKDEKESSSDSEIECDVSNMEISEELRQYFAQTEKHREELRIQQQMEDEQHESYVPADQDLHRASWRGTTAPPHEKPGERRKAEMKKLYGEDAAKIMAMEAAMQLTFDRNHDLKQPKYWPVIPLKL
- the gemin8 gene encoding gem-associated protein 8 isoform X1 — its product is MSRTHCVTALDQERKRFVDGKITGTFPELSIITSSIMDDVSTVMSWFSSSVYRRYWQHYQQGMAWHQRHRRAYRKALEAAYGPGHCPEQDFGSYCRYADWEARESDGQEDKDEKESSSDSEIECDVSNMEISEELRQYFAQTEKHREELRIQQQMEDEQHESYVPADQDLHRASWRGTTAPPHEKPGERRKAEMKKLYGEDAAKIMAMEAAMQLTFDRNHDLKQPKYWPVIPLKL